The genomic segment aacttaaccataaaattcccaaggtacccctaggctcctcccgagccgggtataaaatcccgttgtgacttttaagttaatttgctctctaggaccgtctcggcacatgcatcacaacaataacaccacactcacgtggtacaaatcacagaatacaattatcacatatatgccctcagcgggctaaaattaccaatttacccctatcatgcaaacggggtccacatgcataattatttcacctaacatgcatactaaccacgtagtcatgcacctcaatgttcaattagtcatataacatgctttaaatcataaccatgcattaaactcataaaatcacacataaattccattatgccctcctggcacgctaatcaaggcccttaagccttattagcgaaattgggtcgttacagctagcGTGCGGAACGCAGCCCAACCTAAGGGTGCCGAGGTCGACTAAGAGGCCAGggaactcggcctaagggcgGCGGGCCTGGATATTTTACCATATACAGAAGTATGGCTCACACTTAATGAGATTTATGAGTTTAGTTTACATATTTGACTGAGTTGAATAATACTGCTAGTTGGTTATTTATATCCTATTGTTAATTGAGTTTGATGATTTATATTTACTGCTTTTATATTGTTGCCTTGTTGTGCatgttggtttaagttttcttgctgagtcttggctcacgggtgctaaatggtaCAGGTAAGGGAAATAAATAGcaggaccagccatgagttggagagctacattggcgttgtgtacatatgcggtctgctcgatcgccacggtcgggatagcttgggaggaactagggtcaaaccctgaTTTGTTGCTTAGGACGGCTAAACTGTATTCTAAttgtcttttacaagtctgtaaattGATTTTGgagatcccgtgtataaacttaatattttaatgaaaaataataattttgttgaccaaatcttttaatacttgaccttgacttagtctttaattacacatttgaattcaaacgacttgcttagcaagttaagcactacttTAAATACACAGtctaacggtcttggttatccggGGCGTTACATTCTAGTTCTCGGAACTAAGATAAGGCGCAACATGTCAGCAAATGCTGGTTTTCAGAGCTagaggatcgtctgacaacctttatGGGAAATCTGTCAACaatgttgtcgagtgtacgactcgacaatttgcACACCCACTACGCCGTCTGACATTGATGTACTTACAGCGCGCCCTGACAGAACCTGTGAcatgttccctataaagtaggtGCTTTCTTGTAGTGGGCCCCGCAGATCTCGCCTGGGTTGTGGTCTCTATTCTATGCAGGTCAATgtattgaattggtattaatctcccaataatgggaagacaatgtattaattacttatgattagtattaatgaccccatcctctataaatagggctggaagtctcattgtaaagggttcggttttttagaaagaaacaccttgtactcagagcaatctaaacgctgcttGAGAATACACCATCGAAACTTGCCCTCACATGCTTCTAATCCTCTTAATACCCGAGACTCAtgaactagggttcttttataacctgaaccacataaaaatcattGCGCTCTATTAACTTattttctttaatctctcttcttacggttgatagcgaaaaaggcagcaaacaaatattatatatatagaaattattaatataaatatttatatatattatagaactataatttattctattatatatatattttaaaaaaaaagcagTGAATAagcatttattaaaattatagacaatatttactactttaaaactaaacaaactaaAGAAACGTAAATTGCACATTGCTGCTACCTAATATATAGATATGTTAGTTAGGAGAATGCTCTGCTTAGacattaacattaacattaatGTTGATAAACTATTAATTTTGTGAACCTTAGTCTTCTTCGTGATAAGTAATATAGATAAACTCattgaagaaagaaaagagacTAAAAAATGAGAGGAAGTTATATTTACATCCAATTCCAGCTCATATAAAATACTGACTTTCCCAAAATATATGTTTGATTTGATTACTTTTTGTAACCGTAAATACAATGAAATAATCTCAAATTTCCGTACCAAAATCCGTCAAACATTCGAAATTCTTCTCTTATAATTGGAACACCTATCAGAAAATCACTCCCAACCCAGTAAATTCCAACTTAATTTCCACTTAATTGTTCCaaatttcatctttttttttatctCCTCACAATTCTCTCTCCCTcacaattatataaatttatatatatatatataaagcccTCGAAACCATTCCATACAATCAGGCTTTGTAGTTAATCACCACATTAGCTAGTAATTACACAATTTTATaatcaaaacataattattaatgATTAACAAGATGAGTAATCGCAAAGCCTCCTCTTCCATCCTCTTCTTTTTCGTTGTCGTTTTCCTCTTCTCTTCATCAATTTCATCATCATCAGCTTTCAACATCACAAGACTCCTTGGCGAAAGACAGGAATTTAGTACTTTCAACAACTACTTAACTCAGACAAAGCTTAACGACGAGATCAACCGTCGCCAAACTATCACAGTCCTCGCCGTCGACAATGCCGCAACAGCTCCCCTCTCCGGAAAGCCACTTGAAGTAATTAAGAAAATCTTTAGCGTTCACGTGATTTTGGATTACTTTGACGTTGAGAAGATTACCAAGCTTGGTATCTCCAACAAGACATCAACTCTCACTACTCTCTTCCAAGCCTCCGGCTCCGCCGTTGACCAAGAAGGCTTCCTCAAAGTCGCGCTCGTCAACGAGGGTGAGATCGCCTTCGGCTCGGCCGCAAAGGGTGGCTCTCTAAACACCAAGTTAGTTAAATCGGTGTCCGCGCAGCCCTTCAACATCTCCGTTTTTCAGATTACCTCACTGGTCCAAGTCCCAGGCATCGAGTCCACCCCAGTTCCGGTGCCGGCACCTAAGAAGGCTCCCGCTCCGTCAAAAAATACCGTGGCTTCTTCCCCATCCAAAGATGTTGCCAATACCCCCGCCACTGAACCTACTGCTGATGGACCGGTTTCCGATTCGCCCACGGAAACTACGCCTGCTGCTGATGGACCGGTTGCCGATAATGCCCCTGTGAGTTCGGCTGCTGATTCACCGGTGTTGTATCTGCAGCCGGGGATGAAGATCGGAGGAGTGACGGCGGCGGCATTGATGTCGTGTTTGGTGGTTTAACTAGTTTGTGTGAGATGTGAAGCAATAAGTGGAAAGGACTATTAGATTTACTTTAAATGTGATATAACATAAGAGGATGGAACGGTATGTGTATGTGCGTACGTacaaattgattaaattaaattaatttgtttctagAAATTGTGGTGGGCATTAGTGAAATGATTATTTTATAATGtcattcaatataattaatattattaatgagAATAAAGCTAAATCGAATAATTTTGGTGGTTATCATGagtattcttaaaaaaaaagtgtTGTTATGGCACACAACAATACAAGAGTTGTTATGGCACACaccataatatttattatattaaattgtgttaaattaaaataaaatataggtATATGAACAATACTAAATATGTAGGCAGAATTAATATATAGATTGAACATATATAAAGAGAGGATCGAAATTATATACCACCAGCCATTGATTTGGTGAACCTCGATCTAAAAGTTTTAgatctacaaaaataaataaaaagagttAGAACGAGTACTCGGGCTTCcgagctctcactaactctttttagatggagttactgaaagtcagaatgagcagtgagCTTATGGACCAGTACTCTATATTCTCTCAATAAATTGTGATatgcaaaatcgggtaacaaataatgttgaccattaattagaatattttgtcaataaataaaatattgattttgatatattaaatcaattacttgtaacaaattaattttatataccatataaataaataatataacattctcccacATGGTCAgtatttaaattaatgtattacttaagcccgacgattatccctgttagataataaacacatgaatcatggcgatatGTCCTTTTTTTATGGCGAGTATTATCTTctatgtattacaatatatttattacataacaatgtaatttatgtggctacgcacttaaacgaataaaccctATGTATATTCAAGTCCTatataaaattttctcaaataaaattaaaatgcgcataaatatgagaaaatatcaaaataagagtttcattgataataacttcagtttgtacaataattttatataagggaaccaagtcccattgtaacgacccaaaatcactaataaggcttaagggctttgattagtgtgtcgggagggcacgattagtttatgtgtgaattaagtagtttaatgcatgattctgtgataagtatgattgtatggttatatgaatatatatgtgaaatgcatgtctacgagtattagtatgcatgtaggccccgtttagcttaaaggggtatatttgtaattttagcccattgagggcataaatgtgattatatgttataattgtggggaccacattattatgtgggtaaatctgcatcatatgacttgaggcgatcctagggagctagttagcgggaaagtcacaatgggaccaaatatttgacttggggcaagtcaaggagtatttcgggtattagatggttattttggttatcaggttatggaaataaataatttgagataaatttgaggttaggaagcttaggtacgaatactggggaattttaccattttgccctcggggacgttttcggtaccctgagccctcgggattgacttaattgcttaaggatagatagAAAAAACTTAGAAAGTGGTGGAAACATCAAGAACCGACCCTTCCCCTCTCCcttttcttctctctcaaggaaaactacaGAAAAACTAAGGGAATTAGGTTGGAACACAGAGAATTGAATGGAAgatttggaggattaactcagtggaagctaAAGAATCTAACTAGGAACTGAGGTAAGCACTGAATTACATTTTTGATCAATTGATTATGTAGTTTTGGGGTTGGATActaagagttcttaggttcttaacttcaaggttgaattaaggcagaaatcTTGGGTGTTAGCTCAGTATTTGTTTGGAGGATTGAGTcatcagtgaaggtaagctccaatttatgatatagtgtttgaattctgagtttttctgactagttttagtgttcttgagtgtgtgggtttcagaaattaaaatggtgttGTGATGAGTTTCTAAACTAGGTTTCTGCTAGCTTATGTTACTGAAATCATGCTAGAATGTTTGTGGTAATTGgagtatattattgggatggttatgggtggttttgagtgaggttttggtgttaaaaatggtggtttttctaggttcgaaggggtcgggtcgcggtGTAGTTCTtggtgcgccgcgaccctctgAAGTAGATGGGTGTTGGAGacggagggcgggccgcggcatagggtatgtagggccgcgacccgtgtcaGATTTTGGGCAAGGCTGAGCCTCTAGTTGGGGCTATGCTACGACATAGGGAGCTGAGGCGCGGCCCTTAAGGACATTTGTGAcattttggagtttttaagcgcgggaacataACCTAGGATGCttaggatcgattctactaccgtgtttggtggaattcgatgtcccggaggctaaaaCCTTATCCggaaacctttttacaattattaatggtatcccttatcttggttgtgactaggtataagctagggctcgggaaacggatcgtgctcaagaggcatcccTCGTAATCaatacacttggaaactaaaggtaagaatactgcacccgattgtgaatttataatgggactaagggttccctgttttgtatgctctatgaaggatggtattatgccatgtgaataataaacaaatggcctaagagtgtcggggttTACATTGGTGCACAAGGCGCGgttcagccactggtagctaaggacagcttattatgcactgagctcagtttaagcggaccggagtcagtggggtaaacagagggtgcgacctaagggcgtcgaccctgattatcatgtgattttattattattattgattaattGATGGATTTGTCAagttgaatagctgagtgttgatttGTTGATTCTTTGGTTATGTCTACGGACTACGTGgttaatgtggtatgctaagtgtatgaacatgctttaaggattattcgattgttatcattgtttgtactataaCATTTTGTTtacttgctgggccttggctcacgggtgctacgtggtgcaggtagaggcaagggtaagattgatcagccctgaatcggagagctctgaaggaagaatgtacatgatcagctgctcggccgccacagttgaggaggAGATAGGAACAGGGGGACCATAAATTTCTGTTTTgtcttagagtggctagtggttgtttgtactctggaaattttgtaaactgacttttaaacactgtttcttttgggatcccttgttcaaaatgtttaattatattaaatgtatGTTTTATAACCAagacccttttaaccctagttcattagtgatgtcaatgacacgtttttaactaaatgacttgattagcaagtcccttacctttataaatacacagtgtaacggtcttggctacccagggtgttacaacttggtatcagagcatcctaggtttaagggttcctgaagaccggctggacatttACATTCGCTACTAGAGACAAGcttgattcagggtttggtaatgtgtatatgtgcttatatgtttgtgtgcttggaaataattatgaattttgttctctgttggattaataggaagtatgagatactgatagggcctggcccttgattgttgtgtgataatattgaggcatgcttatttgcatcgCTGTGCATGTAAGTGAATATCTGAATGATTAACTGCTCATTGTGTATATGTGGGTGAATGTATGGATGAATTCTTGGATCTTGATTatttgtgattgattatgttccattggtggattttggaaaagcttttaccctgtcatcatggtctaattGCCGAGTCATTGACTACAAATTAACTTGGATAGCCATGTGTCCAAGGAAATCTACATGACTAgctggcactaggtctgggatcgGAGGTGATGGCCAGGGCCaaattcctccgccagtccctgagaactggcagcagattatggcagagatgcaagcACGATTATAGAGCCAAGAAGAACAGATTCGTCTtctacgacagcaggctccagcagggagtgctgcacctattgtgccacctgtagtggcaccagttataCAGCCAGCAgaagttgggaacaggtgggagccattgtatgatcGGTTCCGGAAGCAGCAtctcccaacttttgagggaggacctgacctACTGAAGGTCGAACattggatgactatgattactactatcctggacttcatgaggatagagggatatGACAGAGtagcctgtgccacatatat from the Humulus lupulus chromosome X, drHumLupu1.1, whole genome shotgun sequence genome contains:
- the LOC133806446 gene encoding fasciclin-like arabinogalactan protein 14 translates to MINKMSNRKASSSILFFFVVVFLFSSSISSSSAFNITRLLGERQEFSTFNNYLTQTKLNDEINRRQTITVLAVDNAATAPLSGKPLEVIKKIFSVHVILDYFDVEKITKLGISNKTSTLTTLFQASGSAVDQEGFLKVALVNEGEIAFGSAAKGGSLNTKLVKSVSAQPFNISVFQITSLVQVPGIESTPVPVPAPKKAPAPSKNTVASSPSKDVANTPATEPTADGPVSDSPTETTPAADGPVADNAPVSSAADSPVLYLQPGMKIGGVTAAALMSCLVV